A stretch of Fusarium poae strain DAOMC 252244 chromosome 2, whole genome shotgun sequence DNA encodes these proteins:
- a CDS encoding hypothetical protein (SECRETED:SignalP(1-18)), translated as MIGKLLLSSAMLWVTATASGLRLSDTGTPAGCTGSTGCCIPSCLVDVSDFWGCGGNVAFSGTCKWNFDNPQGTQDVGGCDDVQVTFLRDPDGNPAIDLYHKTDKTYDRYSFGNCQTPTVGGSQCVPKGGGCDTNIILTGAQG; from the exons ATGATTGGAAAGCTTCTCCTTAGCTCTGCCATGCTCTGGGTAACT GCCACCGCCAGTGGCCTCCGTCTCTCGGACACCGGCACACCCGCTGGTTGCACTGGCTCAACTGGATGCTGCATCCCCAGCTGCCTGGTCGACGTCTCCGACTTCTGGGGTTGTGGTGGAAACGTAGCATTCTCTGGCACTTGCAAGTGGAACTTTGACAACCCCCAAGGAACTCAGGATGTTGGCGGCTGCGACGACGTTCAGGTTACTTTCCTGCGAGACCCTGACGGCAACCCTGCCATCGACCTTTACCACAAGACGGACAAGACCTATGATCGTTACTCCTTCGGCAACTGTCAGACTCCTACCGTTGGAGGAAGCCAGTGTGTTCCCAAGGGAGGCGGTTGT GACACCAATATCATTCTGACTGGTGCTCAGGGATAG